The Desulfonatronum thiosulfatophilum DNA segment ACGGCAACAAGCGCCGTGCCGCCGCTGTCCTCGACATCCATCGCCGTACGCTGTACCGCAAGCTCGAATAGAACAGACCCTCAGCACGCGCAGGAATAAAGTATTGCGATTTGAGCCAAATCAACTTTCCGCGCCGGAGGTGCTTTACCCTCCGGACAGTTTCGCTTGCCAACCACGTTTGGACAACTCCGCAAGGACAGATCAGGGTGAGCGCCCTGAATTTCAATGGTCGCTTCCGTTACGAATTGATCACCCAAAGAAGGTTTTTACCTCCGCGTCCCGCAAGGATTTGGCAATCTCCTGCATCTTGCGGCTGACGGCCTGGGCTGGTTCGCTGGTCTGGTGGAGGTGCAGGACTTCCTTCTGAACGGCCTTTTCGGCCTGGGTCAGTTCGGTCAGAAAACGGCGGTATTCACCGCTGGTCTTGTATGTCTTCCGAATCAGAGTCGGGTAGGTTGATCCCTGATTGCGCAGAACCCTCAGGTAATGTCCCTTCAGCAATTCCACCTCGGCGATCTGGGCGTTTCGCAGGCGAAGCTCACCGGGTGCGGTCTCCGGCGCCTTGGCGCCAAAGGCGCTTTTATATCCGTTATCCTTCTTGCCAGTGGTCACTTCTTCCAAAGCCGATTCCATGGCCAGGATTTTTGATCGGAGCACCCCCTTGCTGAAGGTCTCCAGATCTGCCTTGTGTTCCTGGATCTTGCGGTAATGATAGATCAAGAGAGGCGGAAACAGGATTCGCCAGATGGTCAGCCTGGGCTTTTCCACCACCTGTTGGGCAAGCTCCCTAAAGAACCGCTGCTCATGATCCCAGATCATCTGATAGATTTGCTCGATGGCTGTGGCCATGGGCCTTGTTGCTCCTTCTTTTGAGGTCTCGTGTCAATTAAGGTCATGGATTTGGCTCGAAGCTTATGCCAACTCGCCGCGCAAGGTATACCTGATGTTTTCTCTTTCCAGTTCGGAAACGGACATGGAACAGCTCTTCATGGATGTCCAGCATCGGCATGCCCTATTTGCTACCCCGGCTATCCGTCTGATCGATCAAGCATCAGCGCTTTCCCCAGTGTCGCAACCGCCCCAGCCAACCTTTCGGGCGGAGGTTCCAGGTTGTTTCCACGCAGGGCAGAAAGACTTCGGCTCCCCATTTTTGCTTGAAGAAGCGGATGGCCGGATTGATGCCCAGTCCCAGGTTCATGCGGATCTGGCCGCGTTGGGCGCCTTCCTGGAGCAGGGCGTGCAGGAGCAGGTCCGCCGTGCCCGGCGGGGCGATGTCCGGGTTGCGAAAGGCGAACATGTAAAAGGCCGTGCTCAGAGAAGTGAAGTCTCCCACGACAAACCCCGCCAGCGGCTGGGCATCGGCCTTCCGGGGCGCTTCTTGATCCGCCATGCGGGCCGAGACGACCAGGGCGCCAGGGCATGATTGAACGTATTCCGGAATGCGGCGGAAAATGTGGCGGATTCCGGGTTCCAGGTCGCGGGATTCCAGGTAGCGGTCAATCAGGGCCAGATGGTCTTGGTCCAGGGTTCGGCCTTGATCCAGAACCACCTCCCTCCGGGCCCGGCGCAGAAGATTACGCAGTTTTTGACCCGGAGCCGGCATGGGAATGGGCAACGACAGATATGCGTCGTTCCCGTCATCGGAATTTTGGGAGGCATGATCATGGTCCGCTGATTGGGGCGGGGCCTGTTTCGGGCGCGTCGCCGCGATCACGGTGATTCTCGGAGCCGTAGCGGATTCCAGGGCCAGATCCACTGAGTGAAGCAAAGCCTGTTCGTCCAGAGGATCGTGCAGGGGATAGCCGATGAGCACCAAATCGTCAGGAGATTCGTAGCCCAGGCAGGAATCGAATTGGCGCGGCGTGCTGCCGGCCACGGTCCGGACGTAGCAGACAAGCTGTTCCGGAACCACGGCATTCGCGGCAACATGATCCAGGCGGGACGGGCCGATCATCAGATCTTTCGCAGTTTGCGGACCGCAAACCCGGCTTCGGCCAGCATGTATTGCAGATTGAACATGTGCGCCGAGCCTACGAAAACGGCGCAGCGTCCGGTTTCGAGGCGCGGGAGCATCCGTTCCAGAAACAGCGCGTCGCGGCGATCAATGACCAGATCCGTGCGGGAGGGAAACTCGGCGCTGGTGCCCATCATGGCCTCCAGGTCTCCCTTGAGATAGGCGCGCATGTTCCGGCGGATGAACCGCCTCCAGAGACCGCATTGTCGAAAGAAGCGAACAATGCGCTCCACGGGCACGCTTTCCAGGGTTTCGATCTGTTCGGCGATGGTTTCCATTTCCCGAACTTCCTTGCCCATCTCTCGGGCCAGATGCCAAGCTTCCAGGTCCACGGAGTGGTTCCAGTCGTGGCGGCGCAGGAAATGCGTCCAAAGCGAGAAAAAGGCGTACCAGTGGCGGGTGTCCGATAGATAATGGCGGACGTCGATGGGGTTGGGATCTTCCGTGCCCAACAGTCTGGCCCAGAAGCCACGGGGGCCGAGTACCACCCGTTCCAGCTTGCGCACATCGTCCTCAGTCATGGCCTGGATCAGCCGGGGAGAGTCCGAATCCGGCGTCTGGCCGATATGGGCGACGTGGTCCAGGCTCTCCTGGTCCAAGGGGCCTTCAAAAATTACGGTATCCACCTTTTCGAACAGCCGGCGCATGGAACTCTCGAAGCTGCAGCAGAAAAAATGCGCGGTTCCGCCGATCCAGGACGTTCTGCCGTTCTTTTCCAGTTCCCAGATCAGCCGGTACGGGCGCTGGGGGGGCAGGCTGTTCCAATACTGTTCCCTGGTCATCTGGACGTTGGGCAGGTGGACGACGGTGCGCATCAAATCGCTCAGGTCGTCGCGAAAATCCGGCGGTTCGTTCCACTCGGCCATCTCGTAGGGAGTCTTGGCCACAGCGCCCCATTTTTCCTTGAACCGGCGAATGCCGGGGTTTACGCCCAGCCCCAGGTGCAGATAATCCTTGTCGCCATCCCGTGCGATCCGGATCATTTCCCGGAACAGCAGGTCCGATGCGTAGGGCGTATAGTTCAGGCGTGAATGTGCACCCAGCAGATAGTTCAGAAACCGTTTTGGCGAGACGTCCAGCAGCAGGCAGGCGGCGAGATTTCCCTGATCGTCCCAGGCATTGAGCAGGAACAGGTCCGGACACTGGGGGAGAACACTCTCCGTACGGGCGTAAAGCTCATGCACCGAGGGCGGCAGGGCGACCCGGCCGGTGAATTCGGCCCAAAGGCGACGGTGGGCCGCGGTGAATGCGGTTCCCCGGTCCACGGTCAGCCGGGCCGCGGCCTGTTCCGCCAGGCGGGAGAGACGCGGTGGAATCGGGCTGTCGGCGGGCAGGACGTAGTATTGGTCCTGGTTGGTGCGATACAGGTGGAGTCGTTCGGGCAGGGCCGGGCAGATGGCCCAGCAACTCGTGGCGCCGGTTGCGCGGCGGGCCTCGCGTAAAGCCTGGTCAAAAATTTCGGTGGTCTCGGGAGAATTATCCTTCCGTCGGACAGGATAGCCCACGGCCAGGAGCCAGTCCTCGGCGTGCAGAAAGAGATAGTCGTTCAGGAGAAATGGCCGTCCGCCGGATACGGCCTTCATGTAATGGATGGAGTGCTCCGGAACGCTGGCCTCTTCCAGAAGCATCTCGTATTGGTCAGGGCTCAGTTCACTCGGCATGGGCATGAACGGCTTGCACCTCGGCTTTGTAGGTTGCGAATCTGCCCTGAAGTATGGCCTGTGCCGCGCCGTGGGTCAATGTCAGAAAATAATGCAGGTTGTGGATGGTGTTCAGGCGGTAGGCCAGCAGTTCCCGGGCGGTGTACAGGTGGCGGAGGTAGGCCCTGGAAAACCGGGTGCAGGCGTAGCAGTCGCAGTTGGGGTCCAGCGGTCTGTCGTCCTCCTTGTACTCGGCGCGCTTGATGTTCACCTTGCCCAGGGATGTGTACAGCGTGCCGTTGCGGGCGTTGCGGGTGGGCAGGACGCAGTCGAACATGTCAATGCCGGCTTCGATGCCGTCCAGGATGTCCATGGGCGTGCCCACGCCCATCAGATACCGGGGCTTGTCCGCGGGGAGCAGGGGGGCGGTGTGGCGCATGATATCCAGCATCAGAGGCTTAGACTCGCCCACGCTCAGCCCGCCGATGGCATAACCGTCAAAAGGCAGATCGCAGATCTGACGGGCGCTTTCGCTGCGCAGATCCTGGAAGAATCCGCCCTGGACGATCCCGAAGAGCAGCTGGTTGCCGCTTCCCTGGGGATAGGCCGCTCGGCAACGCGCAGCCCAACGGGTGGTCAGCCCGAGAGACTGGGCGGTGTATTCCTTGTCCGCGCCGTAGGGCACGCATTCATCCAGGACCATCATGATGTCCGATCCCAGGTTGCGCTGGATGGAAACCACTTTTTCCGGCGAGAAGAAGTGTTTCGAGCCGTCCCGGTGAGAACGGAACTCCACCCCGTCCTCGCTGATCTTGCGCAGCCCCTGCAGACTGAAGACCTGAAAGCCACCGCTGTCCGTGAGGATCGGGCCGTCCCATCCCGAAAAAGTATGCAGCCCCCCCCTGCGGGCGACCAGTTCATCGCCGGGCAGGATGTACAAATGATACGTATTGCCCAGGATGATCTGGGCCTTGAGCGCTGTCAGATCGTCAGGGCTCAGGGCCTTGACGCAGCCCACCGTGCCCACGGGCATGAAGACCGGAGTGCGGATGGTCCCGTGAGCCGTGGTCAGTTCAGCGCACCGAGCCTGCCCGTCCGTGCCCAGGATGTGGAAATCGCCAGTGTTCGTCATTTTAAACTCAACAAATCCGAAGGTTACATATTAGAAACAAAACTCACGCATCCACTCGAATCGCAATCGCAATCGCAATCGAAATCGAAATCGCAGTCGCAGTCGCAGTCGGGATAGTGATGGGAAACGGAAGTAGTCATCGAATAAACCGGATCAATGAATGGATCGATAATTTCGGATAGAAGATTCGATTACGATTGCGATTTCGATTGCGATATCGACAGAGGACAACATCTCATTTTTGACAGCGTTCTTGG contains these protein-coding regions:
- a CDS encoding NF038143 family protein; the encoded protein is MATAIEQIYQMIWDHEQRFFRELAQQVVEKPRLTIWRILFPPLLIYHYRKIQEHKADLETFSKGVLRSKILAMESALEEVTTGKKDNGYKSAFGAKAPETAPGELRLRNAQIAEVELLKGHYLRVLRNQGSTYPTLIRKTYKTSGEYRRFLTELTQAEKAVQKEVLHLHQTSEPAQAVSRKMQEIAKSLRDAEVKTFFG
- the tgt gene encoding tRNA guanosine(34) transglycosylase Tgt — encoded protein: MTNTGDFHILGTDGQARCAELTTAHGTIRTPVFMPVGTVGCVKALSPDDLTALKAQIILGNTYHLYILPGDELVARRGGLHTFSGWDGPILTDSGGFQVFSLQGLRKISEDGVEFRSHRDGSKHFFSPEKVVSIQRNLGSDIMMVLDECVPYGADKEYTAQSLGLTTRWAARCRAAYPQGSGNQLLFGIVQGGFFQDLRSESARQICDLPFDGYAIGGLSVGESKPLMLDIMRHTAPLLPADKPRYLMGVGTPMDILDGIEAGIDMFDCVLPTRNARNGTLYTSLGKVNIKRAEYKEDDRPLDPNCDCYACTRFSRAYLRHLYTARELLAYRLNTIHNLHYFLTLTHGAAQAILQGRFATYKAEVQAVHAHAE
- a CDS encoding TraB/GumN family protein, with protein sequence MPMPSELSPDQYEMLLEEASVPEHSIHYMKAVSGGRPFLLNDYLFLHAEDWLLAVGYPVRRKDNSPETTEIFDQALREARRATGATSCWAICPALPERLHLYRTNQDQYYVLPADSPIPPRLSRLAEQAAARLTVDRGTAFTAAHRRLWAEFTGRVALPPSVHELYARTESVLPQCPDLFLLNAWDDQGNLAACLLLDVSPKRFLNYLLGAHSRLNYTPYASDLLFREMIRIARDGDKDYLHLGLGVNPGIRRFKEKWGAVAKTPYEMAEWNEPPDFRDDLSDLMRTVVHLPNVQMTREQYWNSLPPQRPYRLIWELEKNGRTSWIGGTAHFFCCSFESSMRRLFEKVDTVIFEGPLDQESLDHVAHIGQTPDSDSPRLIQAMTEDDVRKLERVVLGPRGFWARLLGTEDPNPIDVRHYLSDTRHWYAFFSLWTHFLRRHDWNHSVDLEAWHLAREMGKEVREMETIAEQIETLESVPVERIVRFFRQCGLWRRFIRRNMRAYLKGDLEAMMGTSAEFPSRTDLVIDRRDALFLERMLPRLETGRCAVFVGSAHMFNLQYMLAEAGFAVRKLRKI